One genomic region from bacterium encodes:
- a CDS encoding glycosyl hydrolase codes for MTRQVGMVRRQWTMLKSWDSKWYYPATPLYTSDRAMAYTPEYAVKIGRIPEQHCLVAFTVEPVPNPKWNFYVDPLNPRATEKFIEYTHEKYLQCVGDMFGKEITAIFTDEAKYCGDTPWTPGLLESFQHDYGYDLRPRLIDLFSESETLESIRSKVNYREWCGKRFEQAWLKPVSTWCRRHHLKLVGHMSPEDDPVQQAGTLSNLMPLQKYLSLAGLDLIIPAVGDKQHPLINLGILSAVSSAQQHQMTGVMSESLACSGKDCTDETVRKILNWQTVMGMTTPVVHGIFHSLRGEREFECPPDFGPASKFRDGLLQLSKDLTSVQELLLGASQIAPVAILWPIKSFHLLGKFWQFEPGGLRGELTALVLACLEAHVGIQLLDEADFQSATMINGKLTIGNATYSHIIVPGSSIWSKATWDLLAHYTELKLKIYQFGTRPRFLETPDGIEEFGRAPFNELTETMIKNELPRLQDIQSAGSTDIRITGWIKNGHEFYLLCYLGEGPVEALIDTETYELSSQKILTINRSGNDSVCRINKRGR; via the coding sequence ATGACCCGGCAGGTGGGTATGGTCCGACGACAATGGACGATGCTGAAAAGCTGGGACAGCAAATGGTATTATCCGGCGACACCGCTCTACACGTCGGACAGGGCCATGGCCTATACGCCGGAATATGCGGTTAAAATAGGGCGTATTCCTGAGCAACACTGCCTGGTTGCGTTCACCGTTGAACCGGTGCCTAACCCGAAATGGAATTTTTATGTCGATCCGCTTAATCCCCGGGCTACTGAAAAATTCATTGAGTACACTCATGAAAAATACCTCCAATGCGTGGGAGATATGTTTGGAAAGGAGATCACGGCGATATTTACTGATGAAGCTAAATATTGTGGCGATACCCCTTGGACGCCCGGGTTGCTTGAAAGTTTTCAGCACGACTATGGCTATGATTTGCGACCCAGACTTATTGATCTGTTTTCGGAAAGTGAAACCCTTGAGAGCATTCGCTCCAAAGTGAATTACCGGGAATGGTGCGGAAAACGTTTTGAACAGGCGTGGCTCAAGCCCGTGTCCACCTGGTGTCGGCGCCATCATTTAAAACTGGTCGGCCACATGAGTCCGGAAGATGATCCCGTGCAACAAGCTGGCACTCTTTCGAATTTAATGCCCTTGCAGAAATATCTGTCTCTTGCCGGCCTCGACCTCATTATCCCGGCAGTCGGGGATAAGCAACATCCCCTGATCAATCTGGGGATTCTCTCGGCAGTATCTTCGGCGCAGCAGCATCAGATGACCGGAGTGATGAGTGAATCCCTGGCTTGTTCGGGAAAGGACTGCACCGACGAAACCGTTCGAAAGATTTTAAACTGGCAGACGGTGATGGGGATGACGACGCCCGTGGTGCACGGGATTTTTCACTCGCTCAGGGGAGAGCGCGAGTTTGAATGCCCGCCTGATTTCGGTCCTGCGTCAAAATTCAGGGACGGGTTGCTGCAATTGTCAAAAGATTTAACGTCCGTTCAGGAACTGCTTCTTGGTGCCTCTCAAATCGCCCCTGTGGCGATTTTATGGCCGATCAAGTCCTTCCATCTTCTCGGAAAATTCTGGCAGTTCGAGCCGGGCGGGTTGCGGGGGGAGTTGACGGCGCTCGTCCTGGCATGCCTGGAAGCGCATGTCGGAATCCAGTTACTGGATGAAGCGGACTTCCAGAGCGCCACGATGATAAATGGCAAGCTAACCATTGGCAATGCGACTTATTCCCATATCATAGTTCCGGGTTCGTCCATATGGAGCAAAGCCACTTGGGATTTGCTGGCACACTACACTGAGTTAAAGTTAAAGATTTATCAATTTGGGACGCGACCGCGGTTTCTGGAGACGCCAGATGGTATTGAGGAATTTGGAAGGGCTCCATTTAACGAGTTAACCGAAACCATGATCAAAAATGAGCTGCCGAGGCTGCAGGATATACAATCCGCAGGTTCGACAGATATCCGCATTACCGGCTGGATTAAAAACGGACATGAATTTTACTTGCTCTGTTATCTCGGAGAAGGCCCCGTCGAAGCATTGATCGATACTGAAACTTATGAGCTATCCAGTCAGAAAATCTTAACGATTAACCGATCAGGGAATGACTCTGTATGCCGAATCAACAAAAGGGGCAGATGA
- a CDS encoding DUF4838 domain-containing protein — translation MKVYKSAKFKGFIGGLSGMILSLTVLNCSAGNLELVKKGQAKVCLVLPATPKPDEKLAADELSDFFEKISGVKVGIVTNVDMVGGLIPVKIGLSLCPEAEKLSRDSGSEPAAFMLRVQKDGVWLAGLAPEGTLFAAYELLEQLGVGWYMPGDLGTIIPSTRTIALPIQQTIQIPSFKGRHLQAIGDGTWAKRMRLGGFGAGGHGLPIKADAKIHPEMFCQENGQPTHQLEVSNPEVLRLAIEAALKYFRKNPSEKYISMSPNDGAGFGSSPWDASEMDPLHGKISATDRYVRFYNLVLAEVHKEFPDAGIAFYCYGQLMRPPVKEMPDKHILPVFAPIDLCRFHSIENPICPERQYMKQIIARWQELGCEIYYRGYYFNLSDQGLPFSMIRQISDELPFFYNNKIVGCRVECMPIWGFHGPSLYLASKLMWSAKADAKAIMDDYFKALYGPAAQPISKFFDILEDTYGHADYHTGNVFDIPHILTTDILNQLDEQLSAAEKLTSPESDFAKRIQRVRMSQEYGKANLVMMAAFNDGDFKKSKEEYLKVSSMILEGNKLTPPLFAHIPVAYLKRFWGGSIDSAYEGIEKGNRIVARLPDQWLFMLDPLNGGEALGFYKPAMGPKNWLKMKTYSESWGNQGLRYYKGEAWYRTAVNVDKKFKGETIHLWLGGIDDMATAWINGEKLDCLAKGAAPIGKAWEFDCTGAIRFGQENVIVIKVSNREVNELGTGGITGPAMLWTVSRKESL, via the coding sequence ATGAAAGTGTATAAAAGCGCTAAGTTCAAGGGATTCATTGGCGGTTTGTCAGGGATGATTTTATCACTGACAGTTCTGAATTGTTCAGCGGGTAACCTCGAGTTGGTGAAAAAAGGGCAAGCCAAAGTGTGCCTGGTGCTGCCAGCTACGCCGAAGCCTGATGAGAAGCTTGCCGCCGATGAATTATCTGATTTTTTTGAGAAAATATCCGGAGTTAAAGTTGGGATTGTCACAAATGTCGACATGGTGGGCGGGCTCATCCCTGTCAAAATCGGACTGAGCCTTTGTCCCGAGGCTGAAAAACTCAGTAGGGACTCCGGCAGTGAACCTGCCGCATTCATGCTCAGGGTGCAGAAAGACGGTGTGTGGCTAGCCGGATTGGCGCCGGAAGGGACTTTGTTCGCCGCCTACGAGCTTCTGGAACAACTGGGCGTCGGTTGGTATATGCCTGGCGATCTGGGGACGATCATCCCGTCTACCAGAACGATCGCACTGCCAATCCAGCAAACCATTCAGATTCCCTCGTTCAAAGGCCGCCATCTCCAGGCCATCGGCGACGGGACGTGGGCGAAGCGGATGCGTTTGGGCGGATTTGGGGCGGGAGGACACGGGCTTCCGATCAAGGCTGATGCAAAAATCCACCCAGAGATGTTTTGCCAGGAAAACGGGCAGCCGACGCACCAACTTGAAGTCAGCAATCCAGAAGTTCTTCGTCTGGCCATTGAGGCGGCACTGAAATACTTCCGCAAGAATCCCAGCGAAAAATATATTTCAATGTCCCCTAATGACGGTGCGGGTTTTGGCTCCTCCCCATGGGATGCCAGCGAAATGGATCCGTTGCACGGAAAAATATCGGCGACGGATCGCTACGTTAGATTCTATAATCTTGTCTTGGCGGAAGTTCATAAGGAATTCCCTGACGCCGGTATTGCTTTTTACTGCTATGGGCAATTGATGCGTCCGCCCGTTAAGGAAATGCCGGACAAGCACATCCTTCCAGTATTTGCTCCTATTGACCTCTGCCGGTTTCATTCGATTGAAAATCCCATCTGTCCTGAACGTCAGTATATGAAGCAGATTATCGCCCGCTGGCAGGAACTCGGCTGCGAAATATACTATCGCGGCTATTATTTCAATCTTTCGGACCAAGGGCTCCCTTTCAGTATGATCCGGCAGATCAGTGATGAACTCCCGTTTTTTTACAATAACAAGATTGTGGGCTGCCGGGTTGAATGCATGCCGATTTGGGGCTTTCATGGGCCGTCGCTCTATCTGGCGAGCAAATTGATGTGGAGTGCGAAAGCGGACGCCAAAGCCATCATGGATGACTATTTCAAGGCATTATATGGGCCTGCGGCTCAGCCGATAAGTAAGTTCTTCGATATCCTGGAGGATACCTATGGTCATGCCGATTATCATACGGGGAATGTGTTCGACATCCCGCATATCCTTACCACCGATATCCTGAACCAACTGGATGAACAACTGAGTGCGGCGGAGAAATTGACCAGTCCGGAATCCGATTTCGCGAAGAGAATTCAACGTGTACGGATGTCGCAGGAGTACGGGAAGGCAAATCTTGTGATGATGGCGGCTTTCAACGATGGCGATTTCAAGAAATCCAAAGAGGAATACCTGAAAGTTTCCTCAATGATTCTCGAAGGCAATAAACTGACTCCACCACTATTCGCTCACATCCCAGTCGCATACTTGAAACGCTTCTGGGGCGGATCAATCGATTCGGCATATGAGGGGATTGAGAAGGGTAACAGGATTGTGGCCAGGCTTCCGGATCAGTGGTTATTTATGCTGGATCCGCTAAATGGGGGCGAGGCCCTCGGCTTCTACAAACCAGCCATGGGGCCTAAGAACTGGCTGAAAATGAAAACATATTCCGAGTCCTGGGGCAACCAGGGACTGCGCTATTACAAGGGCGAGGCCTGGTACCGTACCGCCGTTAACGTTGATAAAAAATTCAAGGGCGAGACGATTCACCTCTGGCTGGGTGGTATTGACGATATGGCAACCGCCTGGATCAATGGAGAAAAACTGGATTGCTTGGCCAAGGGGGCCGCTCCCATCGGCAAAGCCTGGGAATTCGATTGTACCGGCGCGATCCGGTTCGGACAGGAAAACGTGATTGTCATTAAAGTTTCTAATCGGGAGGTCAATGAGCTGGGAACCGGCGGCATTACCGGCCCTGCTATGCTCTGGACCGTGTCCCGCAAGGAGTCATTATAA
- a CDS encoding L-rhamnose isomerase, whose amino-acid sequence MPNQQKGQMMKETEKAYQRACDKYAEYGVDVSSALLRLDSISIAIHAWQGDDVVGFERNEHSLTGGCQVTGNYPGRARTADELRADLEVALKLIPGRHRVCLQAHQVDRMFNGVDRDGYGIEHFSKWMDWAEHHNLKMDIAPAFYSHKNLDNGMSLSHPDRAIRQFWINHGKSIRRIAAKMGKKLGAPSICNIWVPDGFKDTPADRQSPRLRLQDSLDEIFADTLPHKYLRDSIESKLFGIGVESYTVGSHDFCLGYTVKKKKLLCLDTGHFHPTESIADKLSAVMCHLDEILLHISRGVRWDSDHVPVLNDELISITQESVRYDYLKRINFCLDYFDASINRVAAWVIGVRNMRKALLNALLEPHKILCDLENKRDFTGRLALQEEAKMLPLGAVWEYYCLKSNVPPGFCFMDDIRKYESRVLMKRE is encoded by the coding sequence ATGCCGAATCAACAAAAGGGGCAGATGATGAAAGAAACCGAGAAGGCTTATCAGCGCGCTTGTGACAAATATGCAGAATACGGAGTTGATGTTTCCTCTGCTCTTCTCAGGCTTGATTCGATATCAATCGCCATACATGCCTGGCAGGGAGATGATGTAGTCGGGTTTGAAAGGAATGAGCATTCGCTGACTGGGGGCTGTCAGGTAACGGGTAATTATCCGGGAAGAGCTCGAACCGCCGATGAACTGCGGGCCGATCTGGAGGTGGCGTTGAAATTGATTCCCGGGCGGCACAGGGTCTGTCTTCAGGCCCATCAGGTTGACAGAATGTTCAACGGGGTTGATCGTGATGGCTACGGTATCGAGCATTTTTCGAAATGGATGGACTGGGCGGAACATCATAATTTAAAAATGGATATCGCCCCCGCCTTTTATTCCCATAAGAATTTGGACAATGGGATGTCCTTGAGTCATCCTGATCGGGCGATCAGGCAGTTTTGGATCAATCACGGGAAAAGTATCCGGCGGATCGCCGCGAAGATGGGTAAGAAGCTGGGTGCTCCGTCAATCTGCAATATCTGGGTTCCTGACGGTTTCAAAGATACGCCGGCTGACAGACAGAGCCCGCGGTTGAGATTGCAGGATTCCCTCGATGAAATCTTCGCCGATACGCTGCCGCATAAATATCTGCGTGATTCCATTGAATCCAAGCTTTTCGGGATTGGAGTTGAATCCTATACTGTAGGTTCCCATGATTTCTGTTTGGGATATACGGTAAAAAAGAAAAAACTTCTATGCCTGGATACCGGGCATTTTCATCCTACCGAATCCATTGCGGACAAGCTGTCGGCCGTAATGTGTCACCTTGATGAAATTCTGCTCCATATCAGTCGGGGCGTGCGCTGGGACAGTGACCATGTTCCGGTGCTGAACGACGAGCTCATTTCCATCACGCAGGAATCCGTCCGGTATGATTACCTGAAACGCATTAATTTCTGCCTGGACTATTTTGATGCCAGCATAAACCGTGTTGCGGCCTGGGTGATTGGCGTGCGGAATATGCGGAAGGCGCTACTGAACGCGCTCTTGGAGCCACATAAAATACTGTGCGATCTTGAAAATAAGCGGGATTTTACCGGACGTCTTGCCCTACAGGAGGAGGCAAAGATGCTCCCGCTGGGAGCGGTATGGGAATACTATTGTCTTAAAAGCAACGTTCCGCCTGGATTTTGTTTTATGGATGATATCAGGAAATATGAATCTCGCGTCCTCATGAAGAGGGAGTGA